From a single Aquarana catesbeiana isolate 2022-GZ linkage group LG09, ASM4218655v1, whole genome shotgun sequence genomic region:
- the BRD2 gene encoding bromodomain-containing protein 2 isoform X3, whose product MDYHKIIKQPMDMGTIKKRLENNYYWTALECMQDFNTMFTNCYIYNKPTDDIVLMAQSLEKSFLQKVAQMPQDEQEIPNTASKCRPVKSVKPPDVTGGITTAHQVPAISSMSQSSLYPSSPEMPTTIVDIPHPTVLSNPVVKPMPTTQPLMPVVPAATQAISKQKKGVKRKADTTTPTTTAIIATSGDSSPLTPPDMKPAKIPARRESGRPIKPPRKDLPDSQQHQTSKKGKLSEQLKYCNGILKELLSKKHGAYAWPFYKPVDASSLGLHDYHEIIKHPMDLSTIKKKMENREYRDAQEFAANVRLMFSNCYKYNPPDHDVVAMARKLQDVFEFRYAKMPDEPIAMSPPLTSTQLPPSDSKSSSESSSESSSDSSDESESSDDSEEERANRLAELQEQLRAVHEQLAALSQGPISKPKKKKEKKEKKKKKKSDKRKVKDDEEWRCSKSKSSSQTKKSSKKSGGTTTSSSAMLSVSKSSKKSKSLPPPPPVMYDSEEEEECKPMTYDEKRQLSLDINKLPGEKLGRVVHIIQSREPSLRDSNPEEIEIDFETLKPSTLRELERYVMSCLRKKPRKPYTSPTSVLSAALKKPVGKTKEEIAMEKKRELERRLQDVSGQLNSAKKPPKKVNEKVESAQPVSVSRLSASSSSSDSDTSSSSTSSSSDTSDSDSG is encoded by the exons GATTATCATAAAATCATCAAGCAGCCAATGGACATGGGAACTATTAAGAAGAGATTGGAGAACAATTACTACTGGACTGCACTGGAGTGTATGCAGGACTTCAACACAATGTTTACTAACTGCTATATCTACAACAAG CCCACAGATGACATTGTGCTAATGGCTCAAAGCCTGGAGAAGTCCTTTTTGCAGAAGGTAGCGCAGATGCCCCAGGATGAACAAGAAATACCCAATACTGCAAGCAAGTGCAGGCCAGTGAAGAGCGTCAAACCTCCAG ATGTCACAGGTGGCATCACAACTGCACACCAAGTCCCAGCCATCTCATCCATGTCTCAGTCTTCACTGTACCCCAGCTCCCCGGAAATGCCCACCACCATTGTTGATATACCACATCCAACTGTCCTCTCTAACCCTGTGGTGAAACCAATGCCCACTACTCAGCCTCTAATGCCTGTGGTTCCAGCAGCCACGCAAGCAATCTCAAAG cagaagaaaggTGTGAAGAGAAAAGCAGACACTACAACCCCAACCACCACTGCTATCATTGCTACCAGTGGAGACTCCTCTCCTCTAACGCCACCAGATATGAAACCCGCCAAGATCCCCGCCCGGAGAGAAAGCGGACGGCCTATTAAGCCACCTCGAAAGGACTTGCCAGACTCTCAGCAGCATCAAACGTCAAAAAAGGGCAAACTGTCTGAGCAACTAAAATACTGCAATGGCATTCTAAAAGAACTTCTTTCTAAGAAACATGGCGCCTATGCATGGCCGTTCTACAAACCTGTGGATGCCAGTTCTCTGGGACTACACGACTACCACGAAATCATAAAACATCCCATGGACCTTAGCACCATAAAG AAAAAGATGGAGAACAGAGAATACCGAGATGCACAGGAGTTTGCTGCCAATGTCAGGCTCATGTTCTCAAACTGTTACAAATATAACCCTCCTGACCATGATGTGGTGGCCATGGCAAGGAAGCTGCAG GACGTGTTTGAATTTCGTTACGCTAAGATGCCTGATGAACCTATTGCAATGTCTCCGCCTCTCACCTCCACACAACTGCCTCCTTCTGATTCCAAATCCTCCTCGGAATCCTCCAGTGAGAGCAGCAGTGACAGCTCAGACGAAAGTGAGAGTTCTGATGACTCTGAAGAGGAGAGGGCAAACAGGCTGGCCGAGCTTCAGGAGCAG CTTCGAGCCGTACACGAACAGCTGGCTGCTCTTTCCCAAGGCCCAATTTCCAAGcctaaaaagaagaaagagaaaaaggaaaaaaagaaaaagaagaaatctGATAAAAGGAAAGTCAAAGATGATGAAGAATGGAGATGTAGCAAATCAAAATCTTCTTCTCAGACCAAAAAATCCTCTAAAAAATCCGGGGGGACCACTACAAGTAGCAGTGCTATGCTTTCTGTTTCAAA GAGTTCTAAGAAATCAAAGTCCCTTCCCCCACCTCCACCTGTTATgtatgactcagaggaggaagaggagtgcaaGCCAATGACGTATGATGAGAAGCGGCAGCTAAGCCTGGACATTAACAAACTTCCAGGAGAGAAGTTGGGCCGTGTAGTACATATCATCCAATCCAGAGAGCCCTCTCTGCGGGATTCCAACCCTGAAGAAATAGAGATTGACTTTGAGACTTTAAAACCTTCCACTCTTCGTGAGCTGGAGAGATATGTCATGTCTTGCTTAAGAAAGAAACCACGGAAGCCCTACA CTTCCCCTACCTCTGTGCTCTCTGCAGCACTGAAGAAACCAGTGGGAAAGACAAAAGAGGAGATTGCCATGGAGAAGAAGAGAGAGTTGGAGAGGAGGCTACAGGATGTCAGCGGGCAGCTGAACTCTGCCAAGAAACCACCCAAGAAAG TCAATGAGAAAGTGGAATCTGCCCAGCCGGTGTCGGTGTCTCGCCTCAGTGCTTCCAGCTCCAGTTCGGACTCTGACACTAGCAGTAGCTCCACATCCAGCTCCTCAGACACTAGTGACTCGGACTCCGGCTGA